One stretch of Burkholderia pyrrocinia DNA includes these proteins:
- the mgtA gene encoding magnesium-translocating P-type ATPase → MTQRNHSQKKQRGFIKTGPGQQNEPRIMRAAQEAARPLEDTLKSLRTSTRGLTYDQAADRLQHHGPNEIAHDKPPHWSRQLLMSFHNPFVYVLLVLAAISFFTDVWFAAPGDRDYVGMTILLTMVTISALLRFVQEFRSLRAAEKLKAMVRTTATVQRAITDIAEPARREVPMREVVPGDIVHLSAGDMIPADVRLLASRDLFISQAVLTGEALPVEKYDTLGAVAGKSASTGTAGAANDASTPLLDLENVCFMGTNVVSGTATAVVVATGEDTYFGSLARNVVSHKRIETSFDRGVSSVSWLLIKFMFVMVPIVFMINGLTKGDWLSALTFALAVAVGLTPEMLPMIVSANLARGAIAMARRKVVVKRLNSVQNFGAMDVLCTDKTGTLTQDKIILEHHLDLSGHKNEEILRLGWLNSFHQSGQKNLIDIAVVARADEIGDRAKPQGYKKIDELPFDFVRRRLSVVVEDTRGTHLLVCKGAVEEMLAVSTHVQDEDGVRPLDFVARKRLLEQANAYNEDGFRVLVLATRMIPCGDEREQYRTADERDLVVRGFLTFLDPPKESAAPALAALRENGVAVKVLTGDNPTVTMKVCRQVGLEPGKPILGAEIEALDDATLAQVVERTTVFAKLTPLQKARIVKALQANGHTVGFLGDGINDAPALRDADVGISVDSGADIAKETADIILLEKSLMVLEEGVIKGRETFGNILKYLNMTASSNFGNVFSVLVASAFLPWEPMLATQLLVLNLVYDTSQMLLPWDKMDPEFLKKPRKWEAGNISRFMLWVGPTSSVFDITTYVLMWTVFGAGAMYHLNGGTSGQIVMNSGWFIESLVSQTLVVHLLRTQKIPFLQSTAALPVLLSTFTAIAIGCWLPFSPFADALGFMHLPGTFWLWLAATMVGYILLAQIVKTIYVRRYKQWF, encoded by the coding sequence ATGACACAACGAAATCATTCTCAGAAAAAACAGCGCGGCTTCATCAAGACCGGCCCCGGTCAGCAGAACGAACCGCGCATCATGCGCGCCGCGCAGGAAGCGGCCCGCCCGCTCGAAGACACGCTGAAGTCGCTGCGCACCAGCACGCGCGGCCTCACCTACGACCAGGCCGCCGACCGCCTGCAGCACCACGGCCCGAACGAAATCGCGCACGACAAGCCGCCGCACTGGTCCCGCCAGTTGCTGATGTCATTCCACAACCCGTTCGTCTACGTGCTGCTGGTGCTGGCCGCCATCAGCTTCTTCACCGACGTCTGGTTCGCGGCGCCCGGCGATCGCGACTACGTCGGCATGACGATCCTGCTGACGATGGTCACGATCAGCGCGCTGCTGCGTTTCGTGCAGGAATTCCGTTCGCTGCGCGCGGCCGAGAAGCTCAAGGCGATGGTCCGCACGACGGCCACCGTGCAGCGCGCGATCACCGATATCGCCGAGCCGGCGCGCCGCGAGGTGCCGATGCGCGAGGTCGTGCCGGGCGACATCGTGCACCTGTCGGCCGGCGACATGATCCCCGCGGACGTGCGCCTGCTCGCGTCGCGCGACCTGTTCATCAGCCAGGCCGTGCTCACCGGCGAAGCGCTGCCCGTCGAGAAATACGACACGCTCGGCGCGGTCGCCGGCAAATCGGCGAGCACCGGCACGGCCGGCGCGGCGAACGATGCATCGACGCCGCTGCTCGATCTCGAGAATGTCTGCTTCATGGGCACCAACGTCGTCAGCGGCACGGCGACGGCCGTCGTCGTCGCGACCGGCGAAGACACGTACTTCGGTTCGCTCGCACGCAACGTCGTGAGCCACAAGCGCATCGAGACGAGCTTCGACCGCGGCGTCTCGAGCGTGAGCTGGCTGCTGATCAAGTTCATGTTCGTGATGGTGCCGATCGTGTTCATGATCAACGGCCTGACCAAGGGCGACTGGCTGAGCGCACTCACGTTCGCGCTCGCGGTGGCCGTGGGTCTCACGCCCGAGATGCTGCCGATGATCGTCAGCGCGAACCTCGCGCGCGGCGCGATCGCGATGGCGCGCCGCAAGGTCGTCGTCAAGCGGTTGAACTCGGTGCAGAACTTCGGCGCGATGGACGTGCTGTGCACCGACAAGACCGGCACGCTCACGCAGGACAAGATCATCCTCGAACACCACCTCGACCTGTCCGGTCATAAAAACGAGGAAATCCTGCGACTCGGCTGGCTGAACAGCTTCCACCAGAGCGGCCAGAAGAACCTGATCGACATCGCGGTCGTTGCACGCGCCGACGAGATCGGCGATCGCGCGAAGCCGCAGGGCTACAAGAAGATCGACGAGCTGCCGTTCGACTTCGTGCGGCGCCGCCTGTCGGTGGTCGTCGAGGATACGCGCGGCACGCACCTGCTGGTCTGCAAGGGCGCGGTCGAGGAAATGCTGGCCGTCTCCACGCATGTGCAGGACGAAGACGGCGTGCGCCCGCTCGACTTCGTCGCGCGCAAGCGGCTGCTCGAACAGGCCAACGCATACAACGAGGACGGCTTCCGCGTGCTCGTGCTCGCAACGCGCATGATCCCGTGCGGCGACGAACGCGAGCAGTACCGCACCGCCGACGAACGCGACCTCGTCGTGCGCGGCTTCCTCACCTTCCTCGATCCGCCGAAGGAGTCGGCCGCGCCGGCACTCGCCGCGCTGCGCGAGAACGGCGTCGCGGTGAAGGTGCTGACGGGCGACAACCCGACCGTCACGATGAAGGTGTGCCGCCAGGTCGGCCTCGAACCCGGCAAGCCGATCCTCGGCGCGGAAATCGAGGCGCTCGACGACGCAACGCTCGCGCAGGTGGTCGAACGCACGACCGTGTTCGCAAAGCTGACGCCGCTGCAGAAGGCGCGCATCGTCAAGGCGCTGCAGGCGAACGGGCACACTGTCGGCTTCCTCGGCGACGGCATCAACGATGCGCCCGCGCTGCGCGACGCCGACGTCGGCATCTCGGTCGACAGCGGCGCCGACATCGCGAAGGAAACCGCAGACATCATCCTGCTCGAAAAGAGCCTGATGGTGCTCGAGGAAGGCGTGATCAAGGGCCGCGAGACGTTCGGCAACATCCTGAAGTACCTGAACATGACCGCGAGCTCGAACTTCGGCAACGTGTTCTCGGTGCTCGTCGCCAGCGCGTTCCTGCCGTGGGAGCCGATGCTCGCGACGCAGCTGCTCGTGCTGAACCTGGTCTACGACACGTCGCAGATGCTGCTGCCGTGGGACAAGATGGATCCCGAGTTCCTGAAGAAGCCGCGCAAGTGGGAAGCCGGCAACATCAGCCGCTTCATGCTGTGGGTCGGGCCGACGTCGTCCGTGTTCGACATCACGACCTACGTGCTGATGTGGACCGTGTTCGGCGCGGGCGCGATGTATCACCTGAACGGCGGCACGAGCGGCCAGATCGTGATGAACTCGGGCTGGTTCATCGAGAGCCTCGTATCGCAGACGCTCGTCGTGCACCTGCTGCGCACGCAGAAGATCCCGTTCCTGCAAAGCACGGCCGCGCTGCCGGTGCTGCTGTCGACGTTCACCGCGATCGCGATCGGCTGCTGGCTGCCGTTCTCGCCGTTCGCGGATGCGCTCGGCTTCATGCACCTGCCGGGCACCTTCTGGCTGTGGCTCGCCGCGACGATGGTCGGCTACATCCTGCTCGCGCAGATCGTCAAGACGATCTACGTGCGCCGCTACAAGCAGTGGTTCTGA
- a CDS encoding MarR family winged helix-turn-helix transcriptional regulator: MNPPRKPGVSADLVAADLTLAVGQLIRRLRSEIESEGLGMSQTSALARLERHGPMTTADLARAEAMKPQSMKAILASLEEDGLVEREPHPTDGRQILFMLTAAGLAARRKRNAAKHKWLGAAIERLDPEDIDTLAAAIPLIRRIGEQ, from the coding sequence ATGAACCCGCCACGCAAACCCGGCGTTTCCGCCGACCTCGTCGCCGCCGACCTGACCCTCGCGGTCGGCCAGTTGATCCGCCGGCTCCGCTCCGAGATCGAATCCGAAGGGCTCGGCATGTCCCAGACGAGTGCGCTCGCGCGGCTCGAACGGCACGGGCCGATGACGACCGCCGATCTCGCGCGCGCCGAGGCGATGAAACCGCAGTCGATGAAGGCGATCCTCGCGAGCCTCGAGGAAGACGGTCTCGTCGAACGCGAACCGCATCCGACCGACGGCCGCCAGATCCTGTTCATGCTGACCGCCGCCGGCCTCGCCGCACGCCGCAAGCGCAATGCCGCGAAGCACAAGTGGCTTGGCGCGGCGATCGAAAGGCTCGATCCAGAAGACATCGACACGCTCGCCGCCGCGATCCCGCTGATCCGTCGCATCGGCGAGCAATGA
- a CDS encoding LysR family transcriptional regulator, protein MELKLLRTFLTVTELCHFSRAADALHMSQPALSKQIGALEASLGGKLFERGRHGAELTPFGERFLPDAQALVRDADEILARAREATSGQRGHLRLGICLSVLTLVPKLVAEFRRRNPGIAVTLSDLSSSEQTRRLRAGKLDAGFLRLPSDDGLSSFKVIDEGLALAVPPHLGFKRVPADLDVLNEIGFIALQRARGPGLAAQIDRWCVERRFVPHVTQQAEDVQSVLTSVAAGVGVAFIPSRAQYLLRDATVLPLDGRDAKWRVGLAWLSGRDDPVTTHFVSFMRAAIKGA, encoded by the coding sequence ATGGAACTGAAACTGCTGCGAACGTTTCTGACGGTCACCGAGCTGTGCCATTTCAGCCGCGCGGCCGATGCGCTGCACATGAGCCAGCCGGCACTGAGCAAGCAGATCGGCGCGCTCGAGGCGAGCCTCGGCGGCAAGCTGTTCGAGCGCGGGCGGCACGGCGCGGAGCTGACACCGTTCGGCGAACGCTTCCTGCCCGATGCGCAGGCGCTCGTGCGCGATGCCGACGAGATCCTCGCGCGTGCGCGGGAGGCGACCAGCGGGCAGCGCGGGCATCTGCGGCTCGGCATCTGCCTGTCCGTGCTGACGCTCGTGCCGAAGCTGGTCGCGGAATTTCGTCGCCGCAATCCGGGCATCGCCGTCACGCTGAGCGACCTGTCGTCGTCCGAGCAGACGCGCCGGCTGCGTGCGGGCAAGCTCGATGCCGGGTTCCTGCGCCTGCCGTCCGACGACGGGCTGTCGTCGTTCAAGGTGATCGACGAAGGGCTCGCGCTCGCGGTGCCGCCGCATCTCGGCTTCAAGCGCGTGCCGGCCGACCTCGACGTGCTCAACGAGATCGGCTTCATCGCGCTGCAGCGGGCGCGCGGCCCGGGGCTTGCCGCGCAGATCGACCGATGGTGCGTCGAGCGCCGCTTCGTGCCGCACGTGACGCAGCAGGCCGAAGATGTGCAATCGGTGCTGACCTCGGTCGCGGCCGGCGTTGGCGTCGCGTTCATCCCGTCGCGCGCGCAGTACCTGCTGCGCGACGCGACGGTGCTGCCGCTCGACGGCAGGGACGCGAAGTGGCGCGTGGGGCTCGCGTGGCTGTCGGGCCGCGACGATCCCGTCACGACGCATTTCGTGTCGTTCATGCGCGCCGCGATCAAGGGTGCGTGA
- a CDS encoding LysE family translocator produces MERSRVKRGLRRRQPGASVLLRDYLPLMLFVIVSTVTPGGATTLATASGAHFGYRRSLPLMAGIAAGLASMAAAAAAGLGSVLLALPALQLAMKAAGSLYLVWLAVRIGRGGKPRLDAAVHRPQGFVSGVWMLWHNPKGWAMTLGAAASFAALASGPARLGVLLGLAFGLAAMASLSLWCFAGLLFARVLRTERQWRCLNVGLGVLLVVSIVPMWLP; encoded by the coding sequence ATGGAAAGATCGCGGGTAAAACGGGGGCTTCGACGACGACAACCGGGAGCCTCCGTGCTGCTTCGCGACTACCTGCCGCTGATGCTGTTCGTGATCGTGTCCACCGTGACGCCGGGCGGCGCGACGACGCTCGCAACCGCATCGGGCGCCCATTTCGGCTATCGGCGGTCGCTGCCGCTGATGGCCGGCATCGCGGCCGGCCTGGCGTCGATGGCGGCCGCGGCCGCGGCCGGGCTCGGCAGCGTATTGCTTGCGCTGCCCGCGTTGCAACTCGCGATGAAGGCGGCCGGCTCGTTGTATCTCGTGTGGCTGGCCGTGCGCATCGGGCGCGGCGGCAAGCCGCGGCTCGATGCCGCCGTGCACCGGCCGCAAGGGTTCGTCAGCGGCGTCTGGATGCTCTGGCACAACCCGAAAGGCTGGGCGATGACGCTCGGCGCGGCCGCGTCGTTCGCCGCGCTCGCGTCCGGGCCGGCGCGGCTCGGCGTATTGCTCGGGCTGGCGTTCGGCTTGGCCGCGATGGCGTCGCTGTCGCTGTGGTGTTTCGCCGGGCTGCTGTTCGCGCGCGTGTTGCGCACGGAGCGGCAGTGGCGCTGCCTGAATGTCGGGTTGGGCGTGCTGCTCGTGGTGTCGATCGTGCCGATGTGGCTGCCGTAG
- a CDS encoding serine hydrolase has translation MTGLIARLRRARTTLILALSFLLLAFAANASAQRAQPHRTAHVHAHAKAVKKKPAHRKVKAVKHRRPHAKHRAVKRHAAPAPQHRRAKRTTAVRPRPAAAKPRLMASCGYTPRAVRSLHSRAAYVLDVDSGTPLLARNARTVRPIASISKLMTAVVARDADRPLNGVLRVTAHDRDTIKFTGSRLQVGSELSRRDMFHIALMSSENRAAAALSRDYPGGRAAFVKAMNREARRLGMRHTHFREPTGLSPHNVSTAEDLAKLVGAAAQDPLIRYFSTDTSTTVRPGDGELLYVNSDPLVRYRRLPIRLQKTGFINESGHGVVMGMRVKGRRETVVLLGAPTRAGVSSDALKIHRWLTCSIQ, from the coding sequence TTGACCGGCCTCATCGCGCGCCTGCGTCGCGCCCGGACCACCCTGATCCTCGCCCTCTCGTTCCTGCTGCTCGCGTTCGCCGCGAACGCGTCCGCGCAGCGCGCGCAGCCGCATCGCACCGCACATGTCCATGCGCATGCGAAAGCCGTCAAGAAGAAGCCCGCCCACCGCAAGGTCAAAGCCGTCAAGCATCGCCGCCCGCACGCGAAGCATCGTGCGGTCAAGCGTCATGCGGCGCCCGCCCCGCAGCATCGCCGTGCGAAGCGCACGACCGCCGTACGCCCGCGCCCGGCCGCCGCCAAACCGCGCCTGATGGCAAGCTGCGGCTATACCCCGCGCGCGGTCAGATCGTTGCATTCACGCGCGGCCTATGTGCTCGACGTCGACTCCGGCACACCGCTGCTGGCCCGCAACGCGCGCACCGTGCGGCCGATAGCGTCGATCTCGAAGCTGATGACGGCCGTCGTCGCACGCGACGCGGATCGTCCGCTGAACGGCGTGCTGCGCGTCACCGCGCACGATCGCGACACGATCAAGTTCACCGGTTCCCGATTGCAGGTCGGCTCGGAGCTGTCGCGCCGCGACATGTTCCATATCGCGCTGATGTCGTCGGAAAACCGCGCGGCCGCCGCGCTGAGCCGCGACTATCCGGGCGGGCGCGCCGCGTTCGTCAAGGCGATGAACCGAGAAGCGCGCCGGCTCGGCATGCGCCACACGCACTTCAGGGAGCCGACCGGCCTGTCGCCGCACAACGTGTCGACCGCCGAGGATCTCGCGAAGCTCGTCGGCGCGGCGGCGCAGGATCCGCTGATCCGCTATTTCTCGACGGATACGTCGACCACCGTGCGCCCCGGCGACGGCGAGCTGCTGTACGTGAATTCCGACCCGCTCGTCCGCTATCGCCGCCTGCCGATCCGGCTGCAGAAGACGGGCTTCATCAACGAATCGGGGCACGGCGTCGTGATGGGCATGCGCGTGAAGGGCCGCCGCGAAACGGTCGTGCTGCTCGGCGCGCCGACCCGCGCCGGCGTATCGAGCGACGCACTCAAAATCCATCGCTGGCTGACCTGCTCGATCCAGTAA
- a CDS encoding S8 family peptidase, with the protein MKAKRFNFALASSAHARMLAGMLSAAALLPLAGCGGGGGDGSNPSPTNAAPAPAPTPAPAPAPTTPPTTSGSNACTSQQAAVQMAAQTTPDEPPVDHLIVKLKTLTATRAMAAIDDGTRLDAVIQRSMTRWTAPTATGAARAYAASTTQTPLNVQVERTISNGAAVLSLGQRVAAADATALAQTFAADADVDYAEPDHPMKVRDTPSDPSYSQQWYLSDPTAGVDLPPAWNTTKGSPTVVTAVLDTGYRPHPDLVGNLLPGYSFITNVNTSNNGLSRGPDATDPGDWVTQQELDNTSGPYYHCASEPSASSWHGTRVMGVIGATANNGIGIAGVSWLGRILPVRVLGKCGGVTSDIADAMRWAAGIPVTGVPTNPTPAKIINLSLGGVGACSTTFQQAIDDVNAKGVTVVVAAGNDGLSTGLDQPANCRGVISVGATDATGRRASFSNFGANITLSAPGVNILSTANSGTTTPGGDTYGPASGTSLATPQVTGVAALMLAVNGNLTPAQIQQKLQGGTRVAKLAAGTSCTAMPAGSGILDAGTAVAAANR; encoded by the coding sequence ATGAAAGCCAAACGTTTCAATTTCGCGCTGGCCAGTTCCGCTCATGCGCGCATGCTCGCCGGCATGTTGTCTGCCGCCGCCCTCCTGCCCCTCGCCGGCTGCGGCGGCGGAGGCGGCGACGGCAGCAACCCGTCGCCGACCAACGCAGCACCGGCCCCCGCCCCGACGCCCGCCCCCGCGCCCGCCCCAACGACCCCGCCCACCACGTCCGGCAGCAACGCCTGCACGTCCCAGCAGGCGGCCGTGCAGATGGCCGCCCAGACCACGCCCGACGAGCCGCCGGTCGACCACCTGATCGTCAAGCTGAAAACGCTGACGGCCACGCGTGCGATGGCGGCCATCGACGACGGCACGCGGCTCGATGCGGTGATCCAGCGTTCGATGACGCGCTGGACGGCGCCGACGGCGACCGGCGCCGCACGTGCGTATGCGGCCTCGACGACGCAGACGCCGCTGAACGTGCAGGTCGAGCGGACGATCTCGAACGGCGCGGCCGTGCTGTCGCTCGGTCAGCGTGTCGCAGCCGCCGACGCGACGGCGCTCGCGCAGACATTCGCCGCCGACGCCGACGTCGACTACGCGGAACCGGATCACCCGATGAAGGTCCGCGACACGCCGAGCGACCCCAGCTACAGCCAGCAGTGGTATCTGTCCGACCCGACCGCCGGCGTCGACCTGCCGCCCGCATGGAACACGACCAAGGGTTCGCCGACCGTCGTCACGGCCGTGCTCGACACCGGCTATCGGCCGCACCCCGACCTCGTCGGCAACCTGTTGCCCGGCTACAGCTTCATCACCAACGTCAACACCAGCAACAACGGCCTGTCGCGCGGCCCCGACGCGACCGACCCGGGCGACTGGGTCACGCAGCAGGAACTCGACAACACGAGCGGCCCGTACTACCACTGCGCGAGCGAACCGAGCGCCAGCAGCTGGCACGGCACGCGCGTGATGGGCGTGATCGGCGCGACCGCCAACAACGGCATCGGCATCGCCGGCGTGTCATGGCTCGGCCGGATCCTGCCGGTCCGCGTGCTCGGCAAGTGCGGCGGCGTGACGAGCGACATCGCCGACGCGATGCGCTGGGCGGCCGGCATTCCCGTCACCGGCGTACCGACGAACCCGACGCCCGCGAAAATCATCAACCTGAGCCTCGGCGGCGTCGGCGCATGCAGCACGACGTTCCAGCAGGCGATCGACGACGTGAACGCGAAGGGCGTGACTGTCGTCGTCGCCGCCGGCAACGACGGCCTGTCGACCGGGCTCGACCAGCCTGCGAACTGCCGCGGCGTGATCAGCGTCGGTGCGACCGACGCGACCGGCCGCCGCGCATCGTTCAGCAACTTCGGCGCCAACATCACACTGAGCGCGCCGGGCGTCAACATCCTGTCGACGGCCAACAGCGGCACGACGACGCCGGGCGGCGACACCTACGGCCCGGCGAGCGGCACCAGCCTCGCGACGCCGCAGGTGACGGGTGTCGCCGCGCTGATGCTCGCGGTGAACGGCAACCTCACGCCCGCGCAGATCCAGCAGAAACTGCAAGGCGGCACGCGCGTGGCGAAGCTGGCGGCCGGCACGTCGTGCACCGCGATGCCGGCGGGCTCGGGCATTCTCGACGCAGGGACCGCCGTCGCGGCAGCCAACCGGTAA
- a CDS encoding DUF7661 family protein, translating into MQDEYRFSAFGRLLAVVRTNGHWAVFDLGAEGKRRPANLQIPSALAADELAQYLGDLLHEDATPKYSEVVPVALPRRT; encoded by the coding sequence ATGCAGGACGAATACCGCTTCAGCGCATTCGGACGGCTGCTCGCCGTCGTGCGTACGAACGGCCACTGGGCCGTGTTCGATCTCGGCGCCGAAGGCAAGCGGCGCCCGGCCAACCTGCAGATTCCATCCGCGCTCGCCGCGGACGAACTCGCGCAATATCTCGGCGACCTGCTGCACGAGGACGCCACACCTAAATACAGCGAAGTCGTGCCGGTCGCCCTGCCGCGCCGCACGTAA
- a CDS encoding isochorismatase family protein: MSATRLDTNTALVVIDLQKGIVALPTAHPVAPVVAHARELLDAFRSRGLPVVLVNVAGVAPGRTQQQVRLDALPTDWTELVPELNRQPGDHVVTKKTWGAFTGTDLDAHLKAAGVTQIVLTGVATSIGVESTARQAHELGYNVTLAVDAMTDLNADAHANSIECLFPRLGETGSTQDIVALLDRRGA, translated from the coding sequence ATGAGCGCAACCCGTCTCGACACGAACACGGCACTCGTCGTCATCGACCTGCAGAAAGGCATCGTCGCCCTCCCCACCGCACACCCGGTCGCGCCGGTGGTCGCGCATGCCCGCGAACTGCTCGACGCATTCCGCAGCCGCGGCCTGCCGGTCGTGCTCGTCAACGTCGCCGGCGTCGCACCGGGCCGCACGCAGCAGCAGGTGCGCCTGGACGCGCTGCCCACCGACTGGACCGAACTCGTGCCCGAACTGAACCGGCAACCGGGCGACCATGTCGTGACGAAAAAAACCTGGGGCGCGTTTACCGGCACCGATCTCGACGCGCACCTGAAGGCGGCCGGCGTCACGCAGATCGTGCTGACCGGCGTCGCGACGAGCATCGGCGTCGAATCGACCGCGCGGCAGGCCCACGAACTCGGCTACAACGTGACGCTCGCCGTCGACGCGATGACCGACCTCAACGCGGACGCGCACGCGAACAGTATCGAATGTCTGTTCCCGCGCCTCGGCGAAACGGGCTCGACGCAGGACATCGTCGCGCTGCTCGACCGGCGCGGCGCGTGA
- a CDS encoding DHA2 family efflux MFS transporter permease subunit → MSDRRAQPAPGRAAGRLAPSIWKVSAVATLGSLLSQLDATIVNVSLSSLATDLHAGLSTIQWVTSGYLLALTLVLPLNGWLVDRIGAKALYLWCFSAFTLTSALCGLAWSAPSLIAFRVLQGVSGGLLAPMAQMMIARVAGQQMARVIGYAAVPVLLAPILGPVVAGAILQYASWRWLFLVNLPVGVLALALAARFLPGDRDDAQPRKLDWIGLALLSPGLVLFLYGAERIGTALGIAAIACSALLLVAFVRFEQRKGEHALIDLALFRSRVFGAAAGTQFLSNGAMYAGQMLIPVFLIQACGRSPGEMGWLLAPLGLGMLVTYPSMGALTSRFGVRRLAAAGALLAFVATLPFVSLALTGYDPYVLVPALFLRGMGQSAIGAPSISAAYASVERRNLPMATTSLNIVQRLGGPTFTTICTLFLAWRLQAESSAGGGTQAAAYAWAFGLLCVLHAASFVTTLRLPLWSAGTGGRSAGAARFGSR, encoded by the coding sequence GTGAGCGACCGACGCGCACAGCCGGCGCCGGGCCGCGCGGCCGGCCGGCTCGCTCCGTCGATCTGGAAGGTCAGCGCGGTCGCGACGCTCGGCTCGCTGCTGTCGCAGCTCGACGCGACGATCGTCAACGTATCGCTGTCGAGCCTCGCGACCGACCTGCATGCGGGCCTGTCGACGATCCAGTGGGTGACGAGCGGCTACCTGCTCGCGCTGACGCTGGTGCTGCCGCTGAACGGCTGGCTCGTCGACCGCATCGGCGCGAAGGCGCTGTACCTGTGGTGCTTCTCCGCGTTCACGCTCACGTCGGCGCTGTGCGGGCTCGCGTGGTCCGCGCCGTCATTGATCGCGTTCCGCGTGCTGCAAGGCGTCAGCGGCGGGCTGCTCGCGCCGATGGCGCAGATGATGATCGCGCGCGTCGCCGGCCAGCAGATGGCCCGCGTGATCGGCTACGCGGCGGTGCCCGTGCTGCTCGCGCCGATCCTCGGCCCCGTGGTCGCCGGCGCGATCCTGCAGTACGCGTCGTGGCGCTGGCTGTTTCTCGTGAACCTGCCCGTCGGTGTGCTGGCGCTCGCGCTGGCCGCGCGGTTCCTGCCGGGCGACCGGGACGACGCGCAACCGCGCAAACTCGACTGGATCGGCCTCGCCTTGCTGTCGCCGGGACTCGTGCTGTTCCTGTATGGCGCCGAGCGGATCGGCACGGCGCTCGGCATCGCCGCGATCGCATGCTCTGCGCTGCTGCTCGTCGCGTTCGTGCGCTTCGAGCAACGCAAGGGCGAACACGCACTGATCGATCTCGCGCTGTTTCGCTCCCGCGTATTCGGCGCGGCGGCCGGCACGCAGTTCCTGTCGAACGGCGCGATGTACGCGGGCCAGATGCTGATTCCCGTGTTCCTGATCCAGGCGTGCGGGCGCTCGCCGGGCGAGATGGGCTGGCTGCTCGCGCCGCTCGGGCTCGGCATGCTCGTCACCTATCCGTCGATGGGCGCGTTGACGAGCCGGTTCGGCGTGCGCCGGCTGGCCGCCGCCGGTGCGTTGCTCGCCTTCGTCGCAACGCTGCCGTTCGTGTCCCTCGCGCTGACCGGCTACGATCCGTACGTGCTCGTGCCGGCGCTGTTTCTGCGCGGCATGGGCCAGAGCGCGATCGGTGCGCCGTCGATCTCCGCCGCGTATGCGTCGGTCGAGCGCCGCAACCTGCCGATGGCGACGACGTCGCTCAATATCGTGCAGCGCCTCGGCGGCCCGACGTTCACGACGATATGCACGCTGTTCCTCGCATGGCGGCTACAGGCCGAATCGTCGGCGGGCGGCGGCACGCAAGCCGCCGCTTACGCGTGGGCGTTCGGCCTGCTTTGCGTGCTGCACGCGGCGAGCTTCGTCACGACGCTGCGGCTGCCGTTGTGGTCGGCCGGTACGGGCGGGCGATCGGCCGGCGCCGCGCGCTTCGGTTCGCGCTGA
- a CDS encoding transporter: MKRILPLAAASALLAPLDAYPAHPLVSDDTGTQGNANWQFEFNAEETSKQEDSGRHQLWNATLTRGFGEHVDLYVNAPYTHLQTRTDENGAGIGDVEIGMKWRFVERGPLSLALKPKVTMPTGNDGRGLGTGRVGTGATLLAQADVARFSLLANAGLAYQPNRQGDLTSIWAVSGAALYKATDRLQLAVDVGMSRNTESTAGANPAFVLAGAIYSPTRWLDLDVGYRHGLNDQTYRHSVMGGVTARW; the protein is encoded by the coding sequence ATGAAAAGAATCCTTCCGCTCGCAGCCGCGAGCGCCCTCCTCGCACCGCTCGACGCCTATCCGGCCCATCCGCTCGTCAGCGACGATACGGGCACGCAGGGCAATGCGAACTGGCAGTTCGAGTTCAACGCCGAGGAAACCTCGAAACAGGAAGACAGCGGCCGCCACCAGCTATGGAACGCGACGCTCACGCGCGGGTTCGGCGAACACGTCGACCTCTACGTCAACGCGCCTTATACGCATCTGCAAACGCGCACCGACGAAAACGGCGCGGGCATCGGCGATGTCGAGATCGGCATGAAATGGCGCTTCGTCGAACGCGGGCCGCTGTCGCTCGCGCTGAAACCGAAGGTGACGATGCCGACCGGCAACGACGGTCGCGGGCTCGGCACGGGCCGCGTCGGCACCGGCGCGACGCTGCTCGCGCAGGCCGACGTCGCGCGCTTCTCGCTGCTCGCGAATGCGGGCCTCGCGTACCAGCCGAATCGTCAGGGCGACCTGACGTCGATCTGGGCCGTGTCGGGCGCGGCGCTCTACAAGGCGACCGACCGGCTGCAGCTCGCGGTCGACGTCGGCATGTCGCGCAACACCGAAAGCACCGCCGGCGCGAATCCGGCGTTCGTGCTCGCGGGCGCGATCTATTCGCCGACGCGCTGGCTCGATCTCGACGTCGGCTACCGGCACGGGCTGAACGACCAGACCTACCGTCATTCGGTGATGGGCGGCGTGACGGCGCGGTGGTGA